The following coding sequences are from one Culex quinquefasciatus strain JHB chromosome 1, VPISU_Cqui_1.0_pri_paternal, whole genome shotgun sequence window:
- the LOC6040670 gene encoding cystinosin homolog isoform X1, producing the protein MSHHIGKSIVILVIASILSLVTVNGQTTIGATVVLDPQDATILVEETKVIEVKFRGRLTQSILFNFSAEHEEFVKVTPSSVTVEPPSDGFIDRAVQVTVAAISPGQFDLVGRVLPAGLIDDAKAFIRITIANSGTLIYVAIVIGWIYFVAWTVSFWPQMIINFRRKSVVGLSFDFLALNLLGHTLYCIFNCSMYWNDHIEQEYFNRNPRGLNPVIANDVAFSLHASLATLLTVVQCFIYERGEQRVSYTAQGILGIFATVIVVAGILVGTSTWHWLDFLYTLSYIKLAITLIKYVPQAVLNFRRKSTVGWSIENILLDFTGGTLSMLQMLLNAYNYDDWASIFGDPTKFGLGLFSVLFDIVFIVQHYVLYKRTDYIELPEENSAGADPGTSHLPISPDPVSESQEAPLA; encoded by the exons ATGTCTCATCACATAGGGAAATCAATTGTGATACTCGTAATAGCTAGTATTTTGTCCTTAG TCACAGTCAATGGGCAGACCACGATCGGCGCTACTGTAGTGCTGGATCCACAGGATGCTACGATCCTGGTGGAGGAAACCAAAGTCATCGAGGTGAAGTTCCGAGGTCGGTTAACGCAGAGCATTCTGTTCAATTTCTCCGCCGAACATGAGGAGTTCGTCAAGGTTACGCCCTCCTCCGTAACGGTCGAGCCTCCTTCGGATGGATTCATCGATCGGGCCGTGCAAGTCACGGTAGCGGCGATCTCCCCAGGTCAATTCGACCTGGTCGGGCGCGTCCTGCCGGCGGGGTTAATCGACGACGCGAAGGCCTTCATTCGCATTACCATCGCCAACTCGGGCACGCTGATCTACGTGGCGATCGTGATCGGTTGGATCTACTTTGTAGCGTGGACCGTCTCGTTCTGGCCTCAGATGATCATTAATTTCAGGCGAAAGAGTGTGGTCGGACTGTCGTTTGACTTTTTGGCGCTGAACCTGCTGGGGCACACGCTGTACTGTATCTTCAACTGCTCGATGTACTGGAACGACCACATCGAGCAGGAGTACTTCAACCGGAACCCACGCGGGCTAAATCCGGTGATCGCCAACGATGTGGCGTTCTCGTTACACGCCTCACTGGCCACATTACTCACGGTGGTGCAGTGCTTCATCTACGAG CGCGGGGAACAACGGGTATCGTACACCGCCCAGGGAATCCTGGGAATCTTCGCTACGGTGATCGTCGTGGCAGGAATTCTCGTTGGAACGAGCACGTGGCACTGGCTGGATTTCCTGTACACGCTCAGCTACATTAAGCTCGCGATCACGCTGATCAAGTACGTACCGCAGGCGGTACTGAACTTCAGGCGGAAGAGCACGGTCGGGTGGAGCATTGAGAACATCTTGCTCGACTTTACCGGCGGTACGTTGAGCATGCTGCAGATGCTGCTCAACGCGTACAACTATG ACGATTGGGCGTCCATCTTTGGTGATCCGACCAAGTTCGGCCTGGGACTGTTCTCGGTCCTGTTCGACATTGTGTTTATCGTGCAGCATTACGTGTTGTACAA ACGAACCGATTACATCGAGCTGCCGGAGGAGAACAGTGCCGGGGCTGATCCTGGCACCAGTCATCTGCCCATATCACCGGACCCGGTTAGCGAAAGCCAAGAGGCACCACTAGCATAA
- the LOC6040670 gene encoding cystinosin homolog isoform X2 produces MSHHIGKSIVILVIASILSLVTVNGQTTIGATVVLDPQDATILVEETKVIEVKFRGRLTQSILFNFSAEHEEFVKVTPSSVTVEPPSDGFIDRAVQVTVAAISPGQFDLVGRVLPAGLIDDAKAFIRITIANSGTLIYVAIVIGWIYFVAWTVSFWPQMIINFRRKSVVGLSFDFLALNLLGHTLYCIFNCSMYWNDHIEQEYFNRNPRGLNPVIANDVAFSLHASLATLLTVVQCFIYERGEQRVSYTAQGILGIFATVIVVAGILVGTSTWHWLDFLYTLSYIKLAITLIKYVPQAVLNFRRKSTVGWSIENILLDFTGGTLSMLQMLLNAYNYDDWASIFGDPTKFGLGLFSVLFDIVFIVQHYVLYKNRSDPKTLEEESSNSTYPAESAAGSKASIP; encoded by the exons ATGTCTCATCACATAGGGAAATCAATTGTGATACTCGTAATAGCTAGTATTTTGTCCTTAG TCACAGTCAATGGGCAGACCACGATCGGCGCTACTGTAGTGCTGGATCCACAGGATGCTACGATCCTGGTGGAGGAAACCAAAGTCATCGAGGTGAAGTTCCGAGGTCGGTTAACGCAGAGCATTCTGTTCAATTTCTCCGCCGAACATGAGGAGTTCGTCAAGGTTACGCCCTCCTCCGTAACGGTCGAGCCTCCTTCGGATGGATTCATCGATCGGGCCGTGCAAGTCACGGTAGCGGCGATCTCCCCAGGTCAATTCGACCTGGTCGGGCGCGTCCTGCCGGCGGGGTTAATCGACGACGCGAAGGCCTTCATTCGCATTACCATCGCCAACTCGGGCACGCTGATCTACGTGGCGATCGTGATCGGTTGGATCTACTTTGTAGCGTGGACCGTCTCGTTCTGGCCTCAGATGATCATTAATTTCAGGCGAAAGAGTGTGGTCGGACTGTCGTTTGACTTTTTGGCGCTGAACCTGCTGGGGCACACGCTGTACTGTATCTTCAACTGCTCGATGTACTGGAACGACCACATCGAGCAGGAGTACTTCAACCGGAACCCACGCGGGCTAAATCCGGTGATCGCCAACGATGTGGCGTTCTCGTTACACGCCTCACTGGCCACATTACTCACGGTGGTGCAGTGCTTCATCTACGAG CGCGGGGAACAACGGGTATCGTACACCGCCCAGGGAATCCTGGGAATCTTCGCTACGGTGATCGTCGTGGCAGGAATTCTCGTTGGAACGAGCACGTGGCACTGGCTGGATTTCCTGTACACGCTCAGCTACATTAAGCTCGCGATCACGCTGATCAAGTACGTACCGCAGGCGGTACTGAACTTCAGGCGGAAGAGCACGGTCGGGTGGAGCATTGAGAACATCTTGCTCGACTTTACCGGCGGTACGTTGAGCATGCTGCAGATGCTGCTCAACGCGTACAACTATG ACGATTGGGCGTCCATCTTTGGTGATCCGACCAAGTTCGGCCTGGGACTGTTCTCGGTCCTGTTCGACATTGTGTTTATCGTGCAGCATTACGTGTTGTACAA AAACCGCTCGGATCCCAAAACCCTGGAGGAAGAGTCCAGCAACAGTACCTATCCGGCCGAGTCAGCTGCCGGAAGCAAGGCCAGCATACCTTGA